Proteins co-encoded in one Listeria ivanovii subsp. ivanovii genomic window:
- a CDS encoding Nif3-like dinuclear metal center hexameric protein yields MKVAGGYEYIAILEKIAPKKLAMKGDPIGLQVGDLSKKVRKVMFTLDVLEEVVDEAIEKKVDLIIAHHPFLYRPTHQIDTTTKQGKMIKKLIKHDITVFAAHTNLDVAEGGVNDILADLLRLQDTTFIEETYTEPYCKIAVYVPEKDLEAVRLALVNNGAGKIGTEYSECTFQTDGIGSFKPSSNATPTIGKKEQLTNTPEVKIEAVFPEHLTETITKAVKIAHPYEEPAMDVYCLENLMYKEGLGRVGTLPKKMGMVAFIDKLKTAFAVENVRFIGDLKTTVKKVAIIGGDGNKFIHQAKATGADVFITGDVYYHTGHDLLAINLPTIDPGHNIEKVIKGYLKTKMEEQAKILDYEAEFIVSEVNTDPFQFC; encoded by the coding sequence ATGAAAGTTGCTGGTGGATATGAATATATTGCAATTCTTGAAAAAATCGCACCTAAAAAACTAGCGATGAAAGGCGATCCAATCGGATTACAAGTTGGGGATTTATCTAAAAAAGTAAGAAAAGTCATGTTTACATTAGATGTTCTAGAAGAAGTAGTAGACGAAGCCATTGAAAAAAAGGTGGATTTAATTATTGCCCATCACCCATTTTTATATCGCCCAACGCACCAAATTGATACAACAACCAAACAAGGGAAAATGATTAAAAAGCTAATTAAGCATGATATTACAGTATTTGCTGCCCATACTAATTTAGATGTAGCGGAAGGTGGCGTCAATGATATCCTAGCAGATTTACTTCGATTACAGGACACTACCTTCATTGAAGAAACCTACACAGAACCTTACTGTAAAATCGCTGTATATGTTCCAGAAAAAGACCTTGAAGCCGTTCGTCTAGCCTTAGTCAATAATGGTGCTGGCAAAATTGGCACAGAATATAGTGAATGTACCTTCCAAACAGATGGAATCGGCTCTTTTAAACCAAGTAGCAACGCAACACCTACTATCGGTAAAAAAGAACAATTAACGAATACTCCAGAAGTGAAAATCGAAGCTGTTTTCCCGGAGCATTTAACAGAAACTATTACAAAAGCTGTGAAAATTGCCCATCCATATGAAGAACCAGCAATGGATGTTTACTGCTTAGAAAATCTCATGTATAAAGAAGGGCTAGGGCGTGTAGGAACTTTACCGAAAAAAATGGGAATGGTAGCGTTTATTGATAAACTAAAGACCGCTTTTGCAGTGGAAAATGTACGTTTTATTGGGGACTTAAAGACAACAGTAAAAAAAGTAGCGATTATTGGTGGCGATGGCAACAAATTTATTCATCAAGCTAAAGCAACTGGTGCGGATGTTTTTATTACGGGCGACGTATATTATCATACTGGGCATGACTTGCTTGCAATTAATTTACCAACAATTGATCCAGGGCACAATATCGAGAAAGTTATCAAAGGTTACTTAAAAACAAAAATGGAAGAACAAGCAAAAATTTTAGATTACGAAGCAGAATTTATTGTCTCAGAAGTAAATACAGATCCTTTCCAATTTTGCTAA
- a CDS encoding tRNA (adenine(22)-N(1))-methyltransferase, translated as MNEEQLSKRLEKVASYITSNERIADIGSDHAYLPCFAINNKTASFAVAGEVVDGPFKSAQKQVRASGLTAQIDVRKGNGLEVITDKDAIDTIVIAGMGGTLIRTILEEGAAKLANVSKLILQPNIAAFQLREWSEKNNWTITAESILREDNKIYEIIVLKPSREPVNWTEQEIFFGPCLLKEQNAIFKSKWRHEANTWQNIIQTISTNQPISDENQAKIRELEHKIALVEDVLK; from the coding sequence GTGAACGAAGAGCAACTTTCTAAGCGGCTAGAAAAAGTCGCTTCATACATAACGAGTAATGAACGCATTGCCGATATTGGTAGCGACCATGCTTATTTACCATGTTTTGCTATTAACAATAAAACGGCCTCATTCGCGGTAGCTGGGGAAGTGGTGGATGGTCCTTTTAAATCCGCTCAAAAACAAGTACGTGCTTCAGGTCTTACCGCGCAAATTGATGTTCGAAAAGGAAATGGTTTAGAAGTAATTACAGATAAGGATGCTATTGATACGATTGTTATTGCTGGAATGGGTGGCACTTTAATTAGAACTATTTTAGAAGAAGGCGCAGCCAAACTTGCTAATGTAAGCAAACTCATTCTCCAACCAAACATCGCAGCATTCCAATTAAGGGAATGGTCTGAAAAAAATAACTGGACAATTACAGCAGAATCAATTTTGCGAGAAGACAATAAAATCTATGAAATTATCGTGCTCAAACCTTCTAGAGAACCAGTGAACTGGACGGAGCAAGAAATCTTTTTCGGCCCCTGTCTTTTGAAAGAACAAAATGCAATATTCAAAAGTAAATGGCGCCATGAAGCCAATACTTGGCAAAATATTATCCAAACAATTTCAACTAACCAACCGATATCAGATGAAAATCAAGCGAAAATCCGTGAATTAGAACATAAAATTGCATTAGTAGAGGATGTGTTAAAATGA
- the rpoD gene encoding RNA polymerase sigma factor RpoD, translating to MSDKTQNTKPVAELNVEQVKEALIEEGKKKGILTYAKIAARLAPFTLDSDQMDEYLEHVGEAGIEVSDDADDEDPDETELVKEETESFDLTDMSVPPGVKINDPVRMYLKEIGRVDLLTADEEIALAKRIEAGDIEAKGRLAEANLRLVVSIAKRYVGRGMLFLDLIQEGNMGLMKAVEKFDFNKGFKFSTYATWWIRQAITRAIADQARTIRIPVHMVETINKLIRVQRSLLQDLGRDPSPEEIGEEMDLPTEKVREILKIAQEPVSLETPIGEEDDSHLGDFIEDQDATSPSDHAAYELLKEQLEDVLDTLTDREENVLRLRFGLDDGRTRTLEEVGRVFGVTRERIRQIEAKALRKLRHPSRSKQLKDFLE from the coding sequence ATGAGTGATAAAACACAAAACACAAAACCAGTTGCTGAACTAAATGTTGAGCAAGTAAAAGAAGCCCTTATAGAAGAAGGTAAGAAAAAGGGGATTTTAACTTACGCAAAAATCGCTGCCAGATTAGCTCCATTTACACTAGATTCCGATCAAATGGATGAGTATTTAGAACACGTTGGCGAAGCAGGAATTGAAGTTTCTGATGATGCTGATGATGAAGATCCAGATGAAACAGAACTCGTCAAAGAGGAAACAGAATCCTTTGATTTAACAGATATGAGTGTACCACCAGGCGTGAAAATCAATGATCCCGTGCGTATGTACCTAAAAGAAATTGGTCGAGTCGATTTGTTAACCGCTGATGAAGAAATTGCTTTAGCGAAACGAATTGAAGCTGGCGATATCGAAGCAAAAGGTCGCCTTGCAGAAGCCAACTTGCGTCTAGTAGTAAGTATTGCCAAACGTTATGTTGGTCGTGGGATGTTATTTCTTGATTTAATTCAAGAAGGAAATATGGGACTAATGAAAGCCGTTGAAAAATTCGACTTTAACAAAGGATTTAAATTCAGTACCTATGCAACTTGGTGGATTCGTCAAGCGATCACCCGTGCTATCGCAGACCAAGCTCGAACAATCCGTATCCCGGTGCATATGGTAGAAACAATCAACAAATTAATTCGAGTTCAACGCTCGTTACTACAAGATTTAGGGCGCGATCCTTCCCCAGAAGAAATTGGAGAAGAAATGGATTTACCAACAGAAAAAGTTCGGGAAATCTTGAAAATCGCTCAAGAACCTGTTTCACTTGAAACGCCGATTGGCGAAGAAGATGATTCGCACCTTGGAGATTTCATTGAAGACCAAGATGCTACTTCACCTTCTGACCATGCAGCATATGAGTTATTAAAAGAACAATTAGAAGATGTACTTGATACGTTAACGGACCGCGAAGAAAATGTCCTTCGTCTACGCTTTGGTTTAGATGATGGACGGACACGCACTTTAGAAGAAGTTGGCCGTGTATTTGGAGTAACCCGTGAAAGAATCCGTCAAATCGAAGCAAAAGCATTACGTAAATTACGTCACCCAAGCCGCAGCAAACAATTAAAAGACTTCCTAGAATAA
- the dnaG gene encoding DNA primase — MARIPEEVIDHVRNQADIVDIIGNYVQLKKQGRNYAGLCPFHGEKTPSFSVSPEKQIFHCFGCGKGGNVFSFLMEHDGLTFVEAVKKVADMSHLDVAIELPEEPDTAHLPKETSETAKMIEMHQLTAKLYHYILMETEEGAAALTYLKERGMSEQMMASFQIGFAPNHHATITSFLEKRGMDLQLAGTGGLLSERDDGQMVDRFRNRIMFPITNDRGQIIAFSGRLFDRDDGPKYLNSPETPIFNKRRTLFHFSEARQAIRKQEEITLMEGFMDVISAEEAGIQNAVASMGTSLTEEHADLIKRLTSRAIICYDGDRAGIEAAYKAGTLLVERNRLDVFVLQLPAGKDPDDFIRSSGADKFKEIYKQQRMTWTAFKIHYLRRERNLQNETDQIGYIDDCLREIAKLDQAVERELYLKQLADEFELTIETLKQQLQQSIKTSQKSRQTASYNEPPIDDSFMGLVPQENPEMLFSFEQPTQKLSAHTTAEQQLMKAMMESRDSFLLIKQLLGETEFYHDNYQALYTYLIGYFAEGNDADPNKFMDSVQDVAMKGLISSLEMVICPEEQGRLQFEDYIRSLKRFKLEQKKKELEQELAGYNRDNDKENEIRVMLEIVQLNRQLNSGQLD, encoded by the coding sequence ATGGCACGGATTCCTGAAGAAGTAATTGATCATGTCCGGAATCAAGCGGATATAGTCGATATTATTGGTAATTATGTTCAACTAAAAAAACAAGGTCGTAATTACGCTGGTTTATGTCCTTTTCATGGAGAAAAAACACCCTCTTTCTCTGTGTCGCCAGAAAAGCAGATTTTCCATTGTTTTGGCTGTGGAAAAGGCGGAAATGTTTTTTCATTCCTCATGGAACACGATGGACTAACTTTTGTTGAGGCAGTAAAAAAAGTCGCAGATATGAGCCATTTAGATGTTGCAATTGAACTTCCTGAAGAGCCTGATACTGCACATTTACCAAAAGAAACTTCTGAAACAGCAAAAATGATAGAAATGCATCAACTCACCGCCAAACTCTATCATTATATTTTGATGGAAACAGAAGAAGGGGCAGCCGCTCTCACTTATTTAAAAGAGCGTGGTATGTCAGAACAAATGATGGCGAGTTTCCAAATTGGTTTTGCTCCAAACCATCATGCAACTATTACTTCTTTTCTAGAAAAAAGAGGAATGGATTTACAACTTGCAGGAACAGGAGGACTTTTGTCTGAACGTGATGATGGGCAAATGGTAGACCGATTCCGTAATCGAATAATGTTCCCCATTACGAATGACCGCGGACAAATTATTGCTTTTTCTGGACGTTTATTTGACCGCGATGATGGGCCGAAGTATTTAAATAGCCCTGAAACCCCCATTTTCAACAAGAGACGCACATTGTTTCATTTTTCAGAAGCAAGGCAAGCCATTCGAAAACAAGAAGAAATTACACTTATGGAAGGCTTTATGGACGTCATTTCTGCCGAAGAAGCAGGCATTCAAAATGCAGTTGCTTCTATGGGGACAAGCCTTACAGAAGAACATGCAGACTTAATCAAACGGCTTACTAGTCGAGCAATCATTTGTTATGATGGGGACCGAGCTGGAATTGAAGCAGCTTATAAAGCCGGAACACTTTTAGTGGAACGAAATCGGTTAGATGTATTTGTACTTCAATTACCAGCTGGAAAAGATCCAGATGATTTTATTCGGTCAAGTGGTGCCGATAAATTCAAAGAAATATACAAACAGCAGCGGATGACTTGGACAGCTTTTAAAATCCATTATTTGCGCAGAGAACGTAATTTACAAAATGAAACAGACCAAATTGGTTATATTGATGATTGCTTGCGCGAAATCGCCAAGCTAGATCAAGCGGTTGAACGAGAGTTATATTTAAAGCAACTTGCTGATGAGTTTGAATTAACGATAGAAACCTTAAAGCAACAACTTCAACAATCTATCAAAACAAGCCAAAAATCACGCCAAACTGCTAGCTATAATGAACCACCAATAGACGATTCTTTTATGGGGTTAGTCCCACAAGAAAATCCGGAAATGCTGTTTTCTTTTGAACAGCCGACGCAAAAACTATCCGCGCACACAACCGCGGAACAGCAACTCATGAAAGCAATGATGGAAAGTCGAGATAGCTTTCTATTAATTAAGCAACTTCTTGGTGAAACAGAATTTTATCATGACAACTATCAAGCGCTTTATACCTACTTAATTGGCTACTTTGCGGAAGGCAATGATGCTGATCCGAATAAATTTATGGATAGCGTGCAGGATGTTGCAATGAAAGGCTTAATTAGTAGCCTTGAAATGGTTATTTGCCCAGAAGAGCAAGGTAGGCTTCAATTCGAAGACTATATTAGGAGCCTCAAGCGGTTTAAGCTAGAGCAAAAAAAGAAAGAACTTGAGCAAGAACTTGCCGGATACAACCGAGATAATGACAAAGAAAATGAAATCCGAGTGATGCTCGAAATCGTCCAACTTAACCGCCAATTAAACAGTGGTCAATTGGATTAA
- a CDS encoding DUF188 domain-containing protein, with amino-acid sequence MPKILVDADACPVKAEIKQVAEKFQLDVIFVASFNHYSLNTDGEHWIFVDTGKESADMRMMNLAKKDDIIVTQDIGLASILLAKDTYVFSNRGELYREEEMSLMLDIRYRHAKDRQQGKYSKGPKAMSDQDRLLFKDRMTTFLQNK; translated from the coding sequence GTGCCAAAGATTTTGGTCGATGCCGATGCCTGTCCAGTGAAAGCGGAAATAAAACAAGTTGCTGAAAAATTTCAGTTAGATGTCATTTTTGTGGCTTCTTTTAATCATTATTCTCTAAATACAGACGGAGAGCATTGGATTTTTGTGGATACTGGAAAAGAATCGGCGGATATGCGAATGATGAACTTAGCAAAAAAAGACGATATTATCGTAACACAAGATATTGGTCTTGCTAGCATCTTACTTGCAAAAGACACGTATGTCTTTTCTAATCGCGGAGAACTTTACCGAGAAGAAGAAATGTCATTAATGTTAGATATTCGCTATAGGCATGCCAAAGATAGGCAACAAGGCAAATATAGTAAAGGTCCAAAAGCAATGAGTGATCAAGATAGATTGCTTTTCAAAGACCGGATGACAACATTTTTGCAAAATAAGTAA